The Shewanella pealeana ATCC 700345 genome contains the following window.
CCTAACCACGGAACCATTACATCGGCACCAAGACCCCAGAAAGACATGTTTACGTCGCCGCCGTGCTCATTACCATCAGCATCTACACCGCTGATAGCGCCACCACCCCAGTTAAATAGAGTTGAGAAGTAAACTTCTTGGATTGGACCAGCAGAAAGATCCCAACCAGTCATCGCATCGATAGAGAAACGAGGAGCGAATTTCATGAACATCTTGCTCTTACCAGCGCCTTTGTCGCCTGAGCTGCTGTTAGCCAAGTTGAACACATCAACATAACCGTATAGGTCAACGATGCCAGCGCGGCCGCCAAATTCCATTTCTAGATAATCATGACCACCATCATCAGCGTCAGAACGTGGAAGTTCGTTTACAGCGTACATTGCGTTGAACTGCATCCAGCTGTAATCGCCAGAACGTAGATCAGAACGGTCAGCAGCGAATGTAGGTGCAGACATTGTTGCTGCAATAGCAGTAGCTGCTAGAGCGAAAGTTTTAACGTTTTTCATCATCAACCCCATTTTATTTATGGTTTGCCGCCCTTCTTTATTGAAGAGTCAGCGTTTCTTTTTTATGGCGTCGCATTCTACTTTATTTATGCCAAACTTCAACATGATTAATGCAAAAATGCGAACACTAAGTTTTAACAATCGAACAACATTGTGATTTCAAGGCTGTAAATGCTGCCTTATCACTCTTATTGTTGTTTTTAAGCCGAAATAATCCCTAACCTTAGTTATTGATCATTTCAACGAACATCTAAATTGGAAAACGATTGACTTACATCTGTGTTAGCTTGACTTGAGCTAAAACAAAGACTGAGCCATATAGGCTCAGTCTAAAAGAGGCTTACAGTGCTAGGAATAGACCAGCAAGTGTTGCACTCATTAAGTTAGCTAGAGAACCAGCGATAACCGCACGGATACCAAGCTTAGCTAGGTCATGGCGACGAGTCGGAGCCATAGAACCTAGACCACCAAGTAGAATCGCGATTGAAGATAGGTTAGCGAAACCACATAGAGCGAAAGAGATAATAGCTTTAGTACGGTCAGACATGGCTACACCAGTCTCTGCAACTACCATACCGCCGTCAGCTAAGTCTTTTAGGTATGGAGCAAAGTTTAGGTAAGCAACGAATTCGTTAATGACAATCTTCTGACCGATGAAAGAACCAGCAACAAGAGCTTCGTTCCAAGGTACACCGATAAGGAATGCTAGAGGCATGAAGATATAACCTAGAATCAATTCTAGTGTTAAGCCTTCCATACCGAACCATCCGCCGATACCACCGATGATGCCGTTAACCATAGCGATCAAACCAACGAAGGCTAGAAGCATTGCACCAACGTTTAGCGCAAGGTGCATACCAGATGAAGCACCTGCAGCCGCAGCGTCAAGAACGTTAGCTGGCTTATCAGGATCTTCTGGTAAGTCGCTCATGTCGTTCTTAGCTTCTTCTGTTTCAGGGTGCATCAGCTTAGCCATTAATAGGCCTGCTGGTGCTGCCATGAAT
Protein-coding sequences here:
- a CDS encoding NupC/NupG family nucleoside CNT transporter; this encodes MDILMSLVGVVTLLAIAFGLSNNRKAINKRTVFGALAIQAAFGGFVLYVPVGKDILQGMSDAVSSVIGYAQSGIGFLFGDLANFKVGFIFAINVLPIIVFFSSLIAVLYYLGIMQWIIRIIGGALQKALGTSRTESMSATANIFVGQTEAPLVVRPFIATMTNSELFAVMVGGLASIAGSVMAGYAQMGVPIEYLVAASFMAAPAGLLMAKLMHPETEEAKNDMSDLPEDPDKPANVLDAAAAGASSGMHLALNVGAMLLAFVGLIAMVNGIIGGIGGWFGMEGLTLELILGYIFMPLAFLIGVPWNEALVAGSFIGQKIVINEFVAYLNFAPYLKDLADGGMVVAETGVAMSDRTKAIISFALCGFANLSSIAILLGGLGSMAPTRRHDLAKLGIRAVIAGSLANLMSATLAGLFLAL
- a CDS encoding nucleoside-specific channel-forming Tsx family protein — encoded protein: MKNVKTFALAATAIAATMSAPTFAADRSDLRSGDYSWMQFNAMYAVNELPRSDADDGGHDYLEMEFGGRAGIVDLYGYVDVFNLANSSSGDKGAGKSKMFMKFAPRFSIDAMTGWDLSAGPIQEVYFSTLFNWGGGAISGVDADGNEHGGDVNMSFWGLGADVMVPWLGKTGMNLYATYDMNAKDWNGYQFSMNWFKPVMNFDNGSFVSFQGYVDYQFGADAVDDMYVPTTSSGGAAYFGLHWHSDNYALGYGLKAYQDVYLVKDDGGIVGLESTGFAHYFTATYKF